The nucleotide window GGAGGATTTGTGGTTACAGACAGGATGCTGGAAATGTTTAAGAAAAAAAAGTGATAAAGAAACAAAACAATCAGAAGGATTAAAATTCAGTATAATTCAGTAAAAAATCAATTAAAAATGCATCAACACATTATCTGGCTTTCATACCTTGTTGCCTCTGTGCTGTTTATTATCGGGCTTAAAATGCTCAGCCATCCTGAAAGTGCCCGTAAAGGTAATCTCTGGGCTGCTGCAGGAATGGGATTGGCGATATTGGTAACTTTAACTGATAGCAGTATTCATAATCACTTCTGGATCATTGTTGCTTTTGTTATTGGCGCTATCATCGGTACAATTTCGGCAAAGAAGGTTAAGATGACCGCCATGCCTCAAATGGTTTCTTTCTTTAACGGGATGGGAGGCGCTTGTGTTGCTGTGATTGGGATCATAGAATTTTCTTCATTGAGTGCACAAGATGGAATGCTCTATAACGGAGAGGAAATAGTTGAAGGGGGAATGTTGAGCGGGCATGTACTTACTATTTTGGTTGGGCTGATCATCGGTAGCGTTTCTTTTTCAGGCAGTATGATTGCCATGGGCAAGCTGCAGGGCTTTGTCACGGAAAAGTCAGTAAGTTGGCCTTTGCAGCGGTTTACAAATATGTTCCTATTAGCGCTTGTTCTTTGTTTAGGTGGCTACATCATGAGCTTAGAAGATAATAATATTATGCTTCTATACACATTATTTACGCTTGCATTGCTTTATGGCGTACTGTTTGTTCTTCCAATAGGTGGCGCTGATATGCCGGTGGTGATCTCGTTGCTAAACTCATTTACAGGAGTAGCTGCAGCCTGTGCCGGTTTTCTATACAATAACCAGGTGATGCTGACAGGGGGAATACTGGTTGGTTCAGCCGGTACTATATTAACCGTGCTGATGTGTAAGGCAATGAACCGGTCACTCTTAAATGTGATCATTGGCTCATTTGGCGGAGGCGCAAAAAGTGTTGGCGGCACAGATGAGGAAAAAACAGTACGGGAAATCTCTGTAACCGATGCTGCCATTCTTATGAGCTATTCCAAAAGAGTCGTGATCATTCCAGGTTATGGGCTGGCAGTAGCACAGGCACAGCATTTGTGTCATGACCTTGATAAATTATTGGAAGATAGGGGCGTGGATGTGAAATATGCCATACACCCTGTAGCCGGCCGTATGCCCGGGCACATGAATGTGCTGCTTGCAGAAGCAGATGTTCCCTATGATAAATTAAAAGAAATGGACGAGATCAATGCTGAATTTTCCAATACGGATGTTGCTTTGGTAATTGGC belongs to Cytophagales bacterium and includes:
- a CDS encoding NAD(P)(+) transhydrogenase (Re/Si-specific) subunit beta codes for the protein MHQHIIWLSYLVASVLFIIGLKMLSHPESARKGNLWAAAGMGLAILVTLTDSSIHNHFWIIVAFVIGAIIGTISAKKVKMTAMPQMVSFFNGMGGACVAVIGIIEFSSLSAQDGMLYNGEEIVEGGMLSGHVLTILVGLIIGSVSFSGSMIAMGKLQGFVTEKSVSWPLQRFTNMFLLALVLCLGGYIMSLEDNNIMLLYTLFTLALLYGVLFVLPIGGADMPVVISLLNSFTGVAAACAGFLYNNQVMLTGGILVGSAGTILTVLMCKAMNRSLLNVIIGSFGGGAKSVGGTDEEKTVREISVTDAAILMSYSKRVVIIPGYGLAVAQAQHLCHDLDKLLEDRGVDVKYAIHPVAGRMPGHMNVLLAEADVPYDKLKEMDEINAEFSNTDVALVIGANDVVNPAANNDESSPIYGMPILEVENAENIIVMKRSMAAGYAGIENELFFNQKTTMLFGDAKSSLEKLVSDIKLN